A single region of the Streptomyces sp. AM 4-1-1 genome encodes:
- a CDS encoding nitrate- and nitrite sensing domain-containing protein, whose translation MQKKRPRSKGPERDGSGAVPVAPETGGRTVRVRTRLVAGVAVVGVIVIAAGAPAALGASSDLTESQRLVTLAELNQQAVVLAHSLADERDDVTAYIAAGRDEEAKNDKENGPGSGSARVDQQIDEIDAAAPAALRRDLSTVPALRRDALSGKGSALEAHQAYTEVIAKLQGLADELADKTPPRATADTRAPLALGRAVEQASATRGLLLAALSVQGKNTGNSGSDGNAGNSDTTDGTEVDPDTGLPVRTEDGNDDKADGGRARDELSAAAQLARVRELAALGDFDQAADPAAREKLSSTVTGPEVNSADTYLSRLTDRPELSKADLKSSKKKVGAALSARIDRMRGVESALGAGQVQRLEQLRDDDVTALELRIALLGGCLLIAVAVSTAVARTLTQPLAVLRIGAGRLAADPRSAEPVRYTGRNDEFAQVVRSVNALHGKLRGLLDDVDTRSRNAHGEREALTAERDALAAERAELQAHTADLAARLEQLKNSVDHTFVNLSLRTLGLVERQLGVIEGLEEREQDPERLGTLFKLDHMATVMRRHSENMLVLAGAEHGHGHAGPIPLVDVARAAVSEIERYERVTIQSLPPHVQIAGFAADDLSHLVAELLENATAFSPPDSQVELSGWLLETGEVMLSVQDQGIGMSSVRMDELNARLADPASFEAGAESADGAGLGLQVASLLAARHGVRIQLREQKGSGVTVVVVLPQTLLPTATPPSVPTTGAAPKGGDSPTLNLPGSVAEANSNALPPRASTPSGDPLITAAERTLRESGNGAGADEDTVTAEEPASAGDLASADHPAEAGREDVENVENVEEAPAPGVDDVPGPTTADRAEKATTGVPPTAEATEREAETTMQVRVVPAPEAPGPYAIGPDRHERTPDIGSGTRSGARPEPSTGSIPELSTGSIPDPSSVPAPTRPAPEPEATAPPAADTAPAPAAPAADPTSPAASAPSDASAPVDAPGPAGPEPDGSEPDGGCVPGPRQPAGRVTDKGLPKRTPRIVAPAAASGTESAGVLDKEALRRRLGGFHQGAKDGRRDVEAEIAESTANTRIAEHGVRTAETEHTEPGGRTDGRADSRTEETGDTVEEARS comes from the coding sequence GTGCAGAAGAAGCGGCCTCGGAGCAAGGGCCCTGAGCGCGACGGTTCCGGGGCGGTGCCCGTGGCGCCGGAGACGGGCGGGCGCACCGTGCGGGTGCGGACCCGACTGGTGGCGGGCGTCGCCGTCGTCGGCGTCATCGTCATCGCCGCGGGTGCTCCCGCGGCCCTCGGCGCGTCCTCCGACCTGACCGAGTCCCAGCGACTCGTCACGCTCGCCGAGCTGAACCAGCAGGCCGTCGTGCTCGCGCACTCGCTCGCCGACGAGCGCGACGACGTCACCGCCTACATCGCGGCGGGCCGCGACGAGGAGGCGAAGAACGACAAGGAGAACGGTCCGGGCAGCGGCAGCGCCCGCGTCGACCAGCAGATCGACGAGATCGACGCGGCGGCGCCCGCCGCGCTGCGCCGCGACCTCAGCACGGTCCCCGCGCTGCGCCGCGACGCGCTGAGCGGCAAGGGCTCGGCGCTGGAGGCCCACCAGGCGTACACCGAGGTCATCGCCAAGCTCCAGGGTCTCGCCGACGAACTCGCGGACAAGACCCCGCCCCGGGCCACCGCTGACACCCGGGCGCCCCTCGCGCTCGGCCGCGCCGTCGAGCAGGCGTCCGCCACCCGCGGACTGCTCCTCGCCGCGCTGTCCGTGCAAGGGAAGAACACCGGCAACTCCGGGAGTGACGGGAACGCTGGGAACTCCGACACCACCGACGGCACCGAGGTGGACCCGGACACCGGGCTGCCCGTGCGGACCGAGGACGGGAACGACGACAAGGCCGACGGCGGCAGGGCCCGCGACGAGCTGAGCGCCGCCGCCCAGCTGGCCCGGGTCCGTGAGCTGGCCGCACTCGGCGACTTCGACCAGGCGGCCGACCCCGCCGCCCGCGAGAAGCTCTCCTCGACTGTCACCGGGCCCGAGGTCAACAGCGCGGACACGTACCTCTCCCGCCTGACCGACCGGCCCGAGCTGTCCAAGGCGGACCTCAAGAGCAGCAAGAAGAAGGTCGGGGCCGCGCTGTCCGCCCGGATCGACCGGATGCGCGGGGTGGAGTCCGCACTCGGCGCCGGTCAGGTACAGCGCCTGGAGCAACTGCGCGACGACGACGTCACCGCGCTCGAACTGCGGATCGCGCTGCTCGGCGGCTGTCTGCTGATCGCCGTCGCCGTCTCCACCGCCGTCGCCCGGACGCTCACCCAGCCGCTCGCCGTGCTGCGGATCGGTGCGGGCCGCCTCGCCGCCGACCCGAGGAGCGCCGAACCGGTCCGCTACACCGGCCGCAACGACGAGTTCGCCCAGGTCGTACGGTCCGTCAACGCCCTGCACGGCAAGCTGCGCGGTCTGCTCGACGACGTCGACACCCGGTCGAGGAACGCGCACGGCGAGCGTGAGGCGCTGACCGCGGAACGCGACGCGCTCGCCGCCGAGCGCGCCGAACTCCAGGCCCACACCGCCGACCTCGCCGCCCGGCTGGAACAACTGAAGAACTCCGTCGACCACACCTTCGTCAACCTCTCGCTGCGTACCCTCGGCCTGGTCGAGCGGCAGCTCGGGGTCATCGAGGGCCTGGAGGAACGCGAGCAGGACCCGGAACGGCTCGGCACGCTCTTCAAGCTCGACCACATGGCCACCGTCATGCGCCGCCACAGCGAGAACATGCTGGTCCTCGCGGGCGCCGAGCACGGCCACGGCCACGCGGGACCGATCCCGCTGGTCGACGTCGCGCGCGCGGCCGTCAGTGAGATCGAGCGGTACGAGCGGGTCACCATCCAGTCCCTGCCGCCGCACGTCCAGATCGCCGGGTTCGCCGCCGACGACCTCAGCCATCTGGTCGCCGAACTCCTGGAGAACGCGACCGCCTTCTCGCCGCCCGACTCCCAGGTGGAACTCTCCGGCTGGCTGCTGGAGACCGGCGAGGTGATGCTGTCCGTGCAGGACCAGGGCATCGGGATGTCGTCGGTACGGATGGACGAGCTGAACGCCCGGCTCGCGGACCCCGCCTCGTTCGAGGCGGGCGCGGAGAGCGCGGACGGGGCCGGTCTGGGACTCCAGGTCGCGTCGCTGCTCGCCGCCCGGCACGGGGTGCGCATCCAGTTGCGCGAGCAGAAGGGCAGTGGGGTGACGGTGGTCGTCGTCCTGCCGCAGACCCTGCTGCCCACGGCCACCCCGCCGTCCGTGCCCACCACGGGCGCGGCGCCGAAGGGCGGCGACTCGCCGACGCTGAACCTGCCGGGTTCGGTGGCCGAGGCCAACTCCAACGCCCTGCCGCCACGCGCGTCCACCCCCTCGGGAGACCCGCTGATCACGGCGGCCGAGCGGACTCTGCGCGAGTCCGGGAACGGCGCGGGCGCGGACGAGGACACCGTGACCGCCGAAGAACCGGCGAGCGCCGGTGACCTGGCGAGCGCCGATCACCCGGCCGAGGCAGGCCGCGAGGATGTCGAGAACGTCGAGAACGTCGAGGAGGCGCCCGCCCCGGGTGTCGACGACGTCCCGGGGCCGACGACCGCTGACCGCGCCGAGAAGGCGACGACCGGTGTGCCCCCGACGGCCGAGGCGACCGAGCGCGAGGCCGAGACCACGATGCAGGTCCGGGTCGTCCCGGCCCCCGAGGCCCCAGGCCCGTACGCCATCGGCCCGGACCGCCATGAGCGCACGCCCGACATCGGCTCCGGCACCCGCTCAGGCGCCCGCCCCGAGCCGTCCACCGGATCGATCCCCGAGCTGTCCACCGGATCGATCCCCGATCCGTCCTCCGTCCCGGCTCCCACCCGGCCGGCCCCCGAGCCGGAGGCGACCGCCCCGCCCGCCGCGGACACCGCGCCCGCGCCCGCCGCGCCCGCCGCGGACCCCACGTCCCCAGCCGCCTCCGCTCCTTCGGACGCCTCCGCCCCGGTGGACGCCCCTGGGCCCGCCGGGCCCGAGCCCGACGGCTCCGAGCCGGACGGCGGCTGCGTCCCCGGGCCCCGGCAGCCGGCCGGGCGGGTCACCGACAAGGGTCTGCCCAAGCGGACCCCCAGGATCGTGGCCCCCGCCGCCGCGTCCGGCACCGAATCCGCCGGAGTCCTGGACAAGGAAGCGCTCAGGCGCCGCCTCGGGGGCTTCCACCAGGGCGCGAAGGACGGCCGCCGGGACGTCGAGGCCGAGATCGCCGAGAGCACGGCGAACACCAGGATCGCCGAACACGGTGTACGCACCGCCGAGACCGAGCACACTGAACCGGGTGGCCGTACCGATGGCCGCGCCGACAGCCGTACCGAAGAGACGGGGGACACAGTCGAGGAGGCACGCAGTTGA
- a CDS encoding roadblock/LC7 domain-containing protein, with amino-acid sequence MTAPSTFGLSSEARNLHWLLSNLVEEVPGVHSVTVVSSDGLMLLSSDPGRLTAPAADAQESGPRGSSADLATIVSGIGSLTVGAAKLMDGGGVKQTMVAMTEGSVFVMSISDGSLLGVHATPDCDMSVVAYHMALFVGRAGHVLTPELRRELRKSMESAQ; translated from the coding sequence TTGACTGCGCCCAGCACGTTCGGGCTGAGTTCCGAGGCCCGTAACCTTCACTGGTTGCTGAGCAATCTGGTGGAGGAGGTGCCAGGGGTCCACTCGGTCACCGTCGTCTCGTCCGACGGACTGATGCTGCTCTCCTCCGACCCCGGCCGGCTGACCGCCCCGGCCGCCGACGCACAGGAGAGCGGCCCGAGGGGGTCCAGCGCCGATCTGGCCACCATCGTCTCCGGCATCGGCAGCCTCACCGTCGGCGCCGCGAAGCTGATGGACGGCGGCGGCGTCAAACAGACCATGGTCGCCATGACCGAGGGCAGCGTCTTCGTCATGTCGATCAGCGACGGCTCACTGCTCGGCGTGCACGCCACGCCCGACTGCGACATGAGCGTCGTCGCCTACCACATGGCGCTCTTCGTCGGCCGCGCCGGACACGTACTCACCCCCGAACTCCGCAGGGAACTGCGCAAATCGATGGAGAGCGCCCAGTGA
- a CDS encoding DUF742 domain-containing protein gives MTPAAEPARRLPVRGSDRKPARVRPYSLTGGRTRFGHVLLVETFVAAIEAPDERRELTNGNLASRVMPELQAIVELCRRMRTVAEISALLKMPLGVVRVLLSDLADQGKIRVYGTGHDTGRPDRALLERVLNGLRRL, from the coding sequence GTGACCCCCGCCGCTGAACCCGCCCGCAGGCTGCCCGTCCGAGGTTCCGACCGCAAGCCGGCCCGGGTCCGTCCGTACTCGCTGACCGGCGGACGCACCCGCTTCGGCCACGTCCTCCTCGTCGAGACGTTCGTGGCCGCGATCGAGGCGCCGGACGAGCGCCGTGAGCTGACCAACGGCAACCTCGCCTCGCGGGTGATGCCGGAGCTCCAGGCCATCGTCGAGCTCTGCCGCCGCATGCGTACGGTCGCGGAGATCTCGGCCCTTCTGAAGATGCCGCTCGGCGTGGTTCGCGTACTGCTCAGCGACCTGGCCGACCAGGGAAAGATCCGTGTGTACGGCACCGGTCACGACACCGGCCGGCCCGACCGCGCACTGCTCGAAAGGGTGCTGAATGGACTCCGCCGTCTCTGA
- a CDS encoding ATP/GTP-binding protein gives MDSAVSDPILSGPHRPEPQDQAEESLQAWQLDHTRAPTATKIVVAGGFGVGKTTFVGSVSEITPLRTEALMTQASEETDDLSATPDKVTTTVAMDFGRLTLDDDLVLYVFGTPGQQRFWFMWDDLVRGAIGAVVLADTRRLADCWPALDYFESCGLPYVVAVNHFEGTPGFEPEDVREALTVAPRVPVVIMDARDRTTVVDSLLALVAHALDATPAQTGGTGHAMSTYT, from the coding sequence ATGGACTCCGCCGTCTCTGACCCGATCCTGTCCGGACCGCATCGGCCGGAACCGCAGGATCAGGCCGAAGAGTCGTTGCAGGCGTGGCAGTTGGACCACACGCGCGCACCGACCGCGACCAAGATAGTGGTGGCGGGCGGGTTCGGCGTGGGCAAGACGACCTTCGTCGGTTCCGTCTCCGAGATCACCCCGCTCCGGACCGAAGCCCTGATGACGCAGGCCAGCGAGGAGACCGACGACCTCAGCGCGACGCCCGACAAGGTCACCACGACCGTCGCGATGGACTTCGGCCGGCTGACGCTCGACGACGATCTCGTGCTGTACGTGTTCGGCACCCCCGGACAGCAGCGGTTCTGGTTCATGTGGGACGACCTGGTGCGCGGCGCGATCGGAGCGGTCGTCCTCGCCGACACCCGCCGGCTCGCCGACTGCTGGCCCGCCCTCGACTACTTCGAGAGCTGCGGACTGCCGTACGTCGTCGCCGTGAACCACTTCGAGGGCACGCCCGGGTTCGAGCCCGAGGACGTCCGGGAGGCCCTGACCGTGGCCCCGCGGGTACCTGTTGTGATCATGGACGCCCGTGACCGGACCACGGTCGTCGATTCGCTGCTGGCCCTGGTGGCCCACGCGCTCGACGCCACCCCGGCCCAGACCGGGGGGACCGGGCACGCCATGTCCACGTACACGTAG
- a CDS encoding styrene monooxygenase/indole monooxygenase family protein has protein sequence MRKILIVGAGQSGLQLALGLQSGGYEVTLMSNRTADEIRTGRVMSTQCMFHTALQHERDLQLNFWESQAPRIEGLGVSVAGPDSSRAVDWVGKLDGIAQSVDQRVKMAGWMETFAQRGGQLVIHGAAVSDLDYFSRAYDLVLVSAGKGELVSMFGRDASRSPFDAPQRALSVAYVHGMGPRPEHPDFYAVRCNLVPGVGELFVMPTLTVSGRADILFWEGVPGGPLDVFQGIKDPSEHLARTLELMERFTPWEYARATKVELTDANGTLAGRYAPTVRKPIGRLPGGGLVLGVADVVVANDPITGQGSNSASKCAHSYLESIVEHGDREFDADWMQSAFDRYWDTARHVVKWTNAMLGAPPEHVLNLIGAAGQFQPVADRFANGFDDPADFDNFFFEPERTNAYLARVSAASAG, from the coding sequence ATGCGGAAGATACTCATAGTCGGAGCCGGGCAGTCCGGACTCCAGCTCGCCCTCGGACTTCAGTCCGGAGGGTACGAAGTCACCCTGATGTCCAACCGCACCGCGGACGAGATCCGGACCGGCCGGGTCATGTCGACCCAGTGCATGTTCCACACCGCGCTCCAGCACGAACGTGACCTCCAGCTCAACTTCTGGGAGTCCCAGGCCCCGCGCATCGAGGGGCTGGGCGTCTCGGTCGCGGGCCCCGACTCCTCGCGCGCCGTCGACTGGGTCGGCAAGCTGGACGGCATCGCCCAGTCCGTCGACCAGCGCGTGAAGATGGCCGGCTGGATGGAGACGTTCGCCCAGCGGGGCGGGCAGCTCGTCATCCACGGCGCGGCGGTCTCCGACCTCGACTACTTCTCCCGCGCGTACGACCTGGTGCTGGTCTCGGCCGGCAAGGGCGAGCTGGTCTCGATGTTCGGCCGGGACGCCTCACGTTCGCCGTTCGACGCCCCACAGCGCGCACTGTCCGTGGCCTACGTCCACGGCATGGGCCCGCGCCCCGAGCACCCCGACTTCTACGCCGTCCGCTGCAATCTCGTCCCGGGCGTCGGCGAACTCTTCGTCATGCCGACCCTGACCGTCTCGGGCCGCGCCGACATCCTGTTCTGGGAAGGCGTCCCCGGCGGCCCGCTCGATGTCTTCCAGGGCATCAAGGACCCGTCCGAGCACCTGGCCAGGACGCTCGAACTCATGGAGCGCTTCACCCCGTGGGAGTACGCACGCGCCACGAAGGTCGAACTGACCGACGCCAACGGCACCCTGGCGGGCCGTTACGCACCGACCGTCCGCAAGCCGATCGGCCGGCTGCCCGGCGGCGGCCTGGTGCTCGGTGTCGCGGACGTGGTCGTCGCCAACGACCCGATCACCGGGCAGGGTTCCAACTCCGCGTCCAAGTGCGCGCACTCGTATCTGGAGTCGATCGTCGAGCACGGCGACCGCGAGTTCGACGCCGACTGGATGCAGTCCGCCTTCGACCGTTACTGGGACACCGCGCGGCACGTCGTCAAGTGGACGAACGCGATGCTCGGCGCGCCGCCGGAGCACGTGCTGAACCTGATCGGCGCCGCCGGTCAGTTCCAGCCGGTCGCGGACCGCTTCGCCAACGGCTTCGACGATCCGGCGGACTTCGACAACTTCTTCTTCGAACCGGAGAGGACGAACGCGTACCTCGCGCGGGTGTCCGCCGCGTCGGCGGGCTGA
- a CDS encoding C40 family peptidase, with amino-acid sequence MSGRVLRTVCAATLAAAVATSPAVAEPADPAGAPPPAAGSGTAPGTDRTGSQDPAAEPGAGPGTSPLNVLRTDRGTPPVAGPAASAPRSVHELLTQLQSLYRQAEEAGETYNGTAEQLKKQSAEVKRLTQDLTRARIILDRSRGEAGRLARAQYRGRSDLSAYMRLLLARDPERALSQGHVIQHAAENRAAVVARYAAAEKHADELATRSRRALDQRQALATKQRRQRDAVRARLKSVEKMLATLSADQLAELSRLEQKGVDRAQHDLVASGALSSVRTPSEQGAEAVRYAVRQVGKPYVWGAQGPNSFDCSGLTSRAWSTAGRSIPRTSQEQWRQLRKVPVRALRPGDLVIYFPKATHVAMYIGNGMVVQAPRPGSRVKISPLASNPLLGAVRPDPESAPVASYRGPKLPRGASSGSDTGYSSSSAPGA; translated from the coding sequence GTGTCAGGCAGAGTCTTGCGTACGGTCTGCGCGGCCACGCTCGCCGCGGCCGTCGCGACCTCTCCCGCCGTCGCCGAGCCCGCCGATCCCGCCGGCGCCCCGCCGCCGGCCGCCGGCTCGGGGACGGCGCCCGGCACGGACCGCACCGGGTCGCAGGACCCGGCCGCCGAGCCCGGCGCCGGACCGGGGACATCCCCCCTGAACGTCCTGCGAACGGACCGGGGGACGCCTCCCGTGGCCGGCCCCGCGGCCTCGGCGCCCAGGAGCGTCCACGAGCTGCTGACCCAGTTGCAGTCCCTCTACCGGCAGGCCGAGGAGGCCGGCGAGACCTACAACGGCACCGCCGAGCAGCTCAAGAAGCAGTCCGCCGAGGTGAAGCGGCTCACCCAGGACCTCACCCGGGCCCGGATCATCCTCGACCGCAGCCGGGGTGAGGCGGGGCGGCTGGCCCGCGCGCAGTACCGGGGCCGCTCCGATCTCTCCGCGTACATGCGGCTGCTGCTGGCCCGCGACCCCGAACGCGCCCTCAGCCAGGGCCATGTGATCCAGCACGCGGCGGAGAACCGGGCCGCGGTCGTCGCCCGGTACGCCGCCGCGGAGAAACACGCCGACGAGCTGGCGACCCGGTCCCGCAGGGCGCTGGACCAGCGGCAGGCGCTGGCCACGAAGCAGCGCCGCCAGCGCGACGCGGTACGGGCCCGGCTGAAGAGCGTCGAGAAGATGCTCGCCACCCTCTCCGCCGACCAGCTCGCCGAGCTGTCCCGGCTGGAGCAGAAGGGCGTGGACAGGGCTCAGCACGACCTCGTGGCGTCGGGCGCCCTCAGCTCGGTCCGGACGCCCTCCGAACAGGGCGCCGAGGCGGTGAGGTACGCGGTCAGGCAGGTCGGCAAGCCGTACGTGTGGGGCGCCCAGGGCCCGAACTCCTTCGACTGCTCGGGGCTGACCTCCCGGGCCTGGTCCACGGCGGGCCGGTCGATCCCGCGCACCTCGCAGGAGCAGTGGCGGCAGCTGCGGAAGGTCCCCGTGCGGGCGCTGCGCCCCGGGGACCTGGTCATCTACTTCCCGAAGGCCACGCATGTCGCCATGTACATCGGCAACGGGATGGTGGTGCAGGCGCCCCGGCCCGGGTCCCGGGTGAAGATCTCGCCGCTGGCGTCCAATCCGCTGCTGGGGGCCGTCCGGCCGGACCCGGAGAGCGCCCCGGTCGCCTCGTACAGGGGACCGAAGCTGCCGCGCGGCGCGTCGTCCGGATCGGACACCGGATACAGCTCCTCGTCGGCGCCCGGCGCGTAG